The Niabella beijingensis genomic interval ACAGGTAGAATTTCTCAACGCGGCAGCCGAACCATTTGGCAGTGATAAAATGCCCGAATTCGTGTAAAGCAATCAGGATGGAGAAGGATAAAATAAACTGACCTACATTAGCGCCAAAGGCCGACCAGTTAAAAGCTAATAAAACCATGTATTATTAATAAGATATATAATTTTTATTCCGGGTGCAAAGATAGGGTGATAAAAATTCTAAACTTCAACTATCAAATCCCAAATATCCGGTTCCCGTAACAATTAACAACTGCTTATAACCGGATGATATCCGCCGCCAGTGTACGTGCCTCCGCATCGCTGTCTAAATAATCGGTCAGGGACGGTTTTTTCACATGGGTGACCTGCTGCATTACCTTTTCGATCACATCGGTCATTTCGAGGAAACCGATCCGGTTTTTCAAAAAGGCGTATACGGCGATCTCATTGGCGGCATTCATCACACAGGGAAGGTTGCCGCCGGTTTCCAGCGCTTCCATGGCCAGGGCCAGGTTGCGGAATGTTTTCAGATCCGGTTCTTCAAACGTAAACGTGTTCATCCGTTTGAAATCAAAACGGGGGTGGTCATTGAGGATCCGCGACGGGAACCCCATGGCATACTGGATCGGCAGCCGCATATCCGGCAATCCGACCTGCGCCTTGATGCTGCCGTCTTCAAACTGTACCATGCTGTGGATAGCGCTTTGGGGATGAATCAGCACATCGATCTGATCGGGCTTGAGGTTGAAAAGCCATTTGGCTTCGATCATTTCCAGCCCTTTATTCATCAGGGTGGCAGAATCTATGGAGATCTTTGCCCCCATTTCCCAGTTGGGATGCTGAAGGGCATGTTCTCTTTTTACATTTACCAGGTAATTGGGTTTGCGCCCGATAAAGGGACCACCCGATGCGGTAAGGTATACTTTTTCGATCTTGTTACGCGTTTCCCCGATCAGGCATTGAAAGATGGCAGAGTGTTCGGAGTCCACAGGTATGATGGGTACCCGTTTTTCCACCGCCATATTCATTACGATATCACCGGCAACCACCAGGGTTTCCTTATTGGCCAGGGCGACGGCCTTCCCGTTCTCAATCGCTTTTATAGTAGGTTTGAACCCCGCAAATCCCACGATTGCTGCCAGCATCAGATCATATACATCCATAGCGGCCACTTCTTCCAGTGCGTCCTCTCCTGCAAACACTTTAATATCCGTTTTGCCAAGTGCATCTTTTACCGCTCCGTACCGGCTCTCATCGCCTATTACCACAATATTGGGATTACAGGCAAGGGCCTGCTCGACCAGCAGCTGATCATTTGAAAAAGCCGTTAATACTTCTACCGAAAATTTATCCGGGTTCTTTTCTATTACATCCAGGGCTTGCTTTCCGATAGAACCGGTAGAGCCAAAAATGGCTATTCGTTTTATCATACGTTCGTCTCCTATTTGCGTTTCTAGTGTTTCTGACTTAAAGCGGCTAAGATAGGGGCTGTTTCAGGAATAAAAAAATGCTTAATTCCTGATCCATTGCGACAGTCCTTCCGCAATTTTACGGTCATTGCTAAGGCGGGGTACTTTGTTTTGTCCGCCCAGCTTGCCGACCGACCGCATGTAATCGATGAACCCGTTTTTCCGGACCGGTGTAATGATCAGGTGTTGTAAAATATTGCCCGAGATAAGGTCATCATAATACGAATTCTTTTCTCTCAGATAGGTGTCTACTTTCTGAGAAAAGCCGGGCATATCCTCCGGTTCATTCTCAAATTCGATGAACCACTGGTGATAGGATTTTCCGGCATCGGCGCTTACATAAGGCGCAACCGTAAATTCCGTAATGTGTACATTATGCTCTTTGGCCGCCCTTAAAAGGCTGTATTCCACTTCTTCACCGATCACATGCTCCCCGAACGCGGAAATAAAATGTTTGGTGCGCCCGGTAACCACCAGCCGGTACGGATCCAGGGATACAAATTTCACCATGTCGCCGATATCATATCCCCACAAACCCGCATTGCTGTTGATGATCAATGCATAATTAACCCCCGTCTCCACTTCCCCCAGCGACAGGCGTCTCGGGTTTTCCTTTCCGATCTCATCCGCGGGAATGAACTCAAAAAAGATGCCGCTATTGGTATTGAGCAGCAACCCCGGCTCCGTTTGCGTATCCTGGAAGGCGAAGAAGCCTTCTGAAGCGGGAAAGGTTTCAATACCGTCCACTTTTCGGCCAATGCTTTGAAGCAGTTTCGCCTGGTAAGGTTCAAAATTCACGCCTCCGTAAACCATAACAGAAAAATTCGGGAACAACTCGCCCACGGGTTTGCCGGAGCGCTTTATCAGTTCATCAAAATACATCTGTACCCATGGCGGAATACCGCTGATCAGGGTCATGTTCTGATGGATGGTCTCTTCCACGATCTTGCCCAGCTTGGTCTCCCAGTCTTCGATACAGTTGGTTTCATACTCCGGCAGCTGATTCTTACGCAGGTAACGGGGCACATGATGGTTCACAATGCCACTGAGGCGCCCGGTGGGGACACCTCCCACCCGCTCCAGTTCCGGTGAACCGCTCAGAAAGATCAGTTTTCCATCTGCAAAGCCTGTATTCCCTGTTTCTGCCATATAGCACAAAAGGGCGTTCCGCGCGCCGTTTATATGATTACTGATCGATTCCTTGGAGATCGGGATGTATTTGGTACCACTTACCGTACCGGATGTTTTGGCAAAATACAGGGGCTGCCCCTTCCAGAGCACATTGTGCTTGCCTGCTTTCACTTCTTCGATATACGATTTGAGCTGTTCGTAGTTCCGGACCGGGACCGCTTGCCTAAACTGCTTGTAATCATTTAGTTCCGAAAAATTATGATCCTTTCCGAACTGGGTGAGCCGCGCCGTCTTAATCAGGTATTTGAGAATATTTTCCTGATCCTCAACCGCCGTATGCATTCCTTTTTTTATATTTTTGGAAACAATCGATGCAAAGGGCTTGGCCAGGAACGATTTGAATTTCATTGCATTAATCCATTTTTTCGATGCTGCCGGGATACCGGAAGTACAAATATAATGTTTGTTGACAGAGAAGGAATAGATCCGGTAATATATATTTGGCCGATCTGTTTGTAAAATTAAAAAATCTTCCTACCTTTGCCGTCCTAATTTTTAGACAATGATAGCAATTATTAAGGTGGCCGGTCAACAGTTCAAGGTTGAAAAAGATCAAACCCTGTTTGTGCCACATATTGAAGGCAAATCCGGTGATGCGGTAAACCTTGAGGTTTTACTGGCCCACATCGATGGAAAGTTATCTGTTGGCGGTGACGTTGCCACAAAAGTAAGCGCAGAAATCGTAGACCACGTTAAAGGGGATACAGTGATCGCTTACAAAACAAAAAGAAGAAAAGGCTTTCATAAAAAGAAAGGTCACCGTACTGCTTACACAAAAATCAAAGTAACAGGCATCGCTTAATAAGCATGTTAATACTTGAGAAGTAAACCGGCTGATGTATTATCATCCTGTTTACTTTTTAATACTGTATCAACTATTAAACTCATAAAAAATGGCACATAAGAAAGGAGAAGGTAGCGTTAAAAACGGCCGCGATTCAGAAAGCAAGCGTCTTGGAGTAAAGATCTTCGGGGGCCAGCCTGCTATTGCCGGTAATGTTATCATTCGTCAACGCGGCACTGTTTACCATCCCGGTAAAAATGTTGGCGTTGGAAAAGACTTCACGCTGTTTGCACTGTCTGATGGTGTTGTAGAATTCAAGAAAGGAAGAAAGAACAGAACATTTGTATCTGTAAACGAAGCCCAGGCATAATGCTTTTTTGCTGTGACTGAATAAATTGTGGAAAAAAAATTTGGCGGCATTAAATAATTGTATAATTTTACCGCCGATAATCCATTATTTACTAATCATTAAATTCAAAAAAAATGGCAGTTAAAAAAGCAGCAGCAAAAAAAGCAGCTCCTAAGAAAGCAGCAGCAAAAAAAGCAGCTCCTAAAAAAGCAGCAGCAAAGAAAGCAGCTCCTAAAAAAGCAGCAGCAAAAAAAGCAGCTCCTAAAAAAGCAGCAGCAAAGAAAGCGGCTCCTAAAAAAGCAGCAGCAAAAAAAGCGGCTCCTAAGAAAGCAGCAGCAAAGAAAAAATAAGAATTTTCTGAAAAGAATTCGAAAGCCTTCCCCAGTGGAAGGCTTTTTTTATTGCCGCCTCTTTCCTACTTTGCAGTTATGAACAACAGTACCATTGCCGATCATTTCACCTTGCTTTCCAAATTAATGGATATCAACGGAGAAAATGCGTTCAAAGCCAAAACCTACTCCATTGCTGCCTTTCATATCGAACGGCTGGAAGAGCAGCTGACAGATATCGACCGGGCTTCTTACAGCTCGATCAAAGGCCTGGGAGCATCTGTAGCCGGAAAGATCATTGAACTGATCGATACGGGCAAAATGACGGCACTGGAGGAAATGCTTGCAGCCACACCAGCCGGTATTGCAGAAATGCTGGAACTAAAAGGTCTCGGCCCCAAAAAGATCCACATCATCTGGAAAGAGATGGGCATTGCTTCTGTGGGTGAACTGGAATATGCCTGTAATGAGAACCGGCTGACACGTTATAAAGGTTTTGGGGAAAAGACACAGGTAAAGATCCTGGAATCGATTCAGTTCTACAATCAGAATAAGGGACATTTCCTTTATTCCCAGGTTTATGAGATCTTTCCTTCGGTCCTGGCCTATCTTGAAGCTGGTTTTGGGAAAGGAACCGTGTGGAACACCGGTAATTATTACCGTCAGCTGCCCACATTATACGAACTCGAATTTATCATTGCGGAAAAACCGGAGCTCATCAAACAAAAATTCCAGACCGCCTACCCCCCGGAATTGCTGGAAGAAACAGAAAACAGCATCCTCTACAAACTTAATAACGGACTGCGGCTGCGGATCTATCCGCTTCAGGAAAAGATCCCCCAGTTCCTGCTTAAGACCTCATCTTCCCCGGAATTCCTGGAAACTTTTTGCAACCGGTTCTATCCGGGAACGTTCGAAGATACCGTCTTCGACAGTGAGACTGCTGTTTTTGAAAATGCAAACCTCCCTTATATCCCGGCCTGCCTGCGGGAATCCGCCACCATTATTGACCGGGCTGAAAAGAATGCATTGCCGCAACTGATCCAGCTGAACGATATAAAAGGCATTATTCATAACCACAGTACCTGGTCGGACGGGCTTTATACGCTTGAAGAAATGGCCCGTGCCCTGATGGAAAAAAAGATGGAATACCTGGTGATCTCCGATCACTCTAAATCCGCAGCCTATGCCAACGGACTTACAGAAGACCGTATCCAGCAGCAACAACAGGCCATTGATGCTCTAAACAAAAAACTGGCCCCCTTCAGGATCTATAAAAGTATCGAATGCGATATTCTCGGCGATGGCAGCCTGGATTACAGCAACGAGGTGCTGGCAACATTTGACCTGGTGATCGCATCCGTACACAGCAACCTGTATATGAATGAAACAAAGGCCATGGAGCGCCTGATGAAGGCAATTGAGAACCCGTATACCACCATCCTGGGACACCTTACCGGCCGGCTGCTCCTCAGTCGTAACGGCTACCCCATCAACCATAGAAAGATCATTGATGCCTGCGTAGCCAACCAGGTGGTTATCGAAATCAATGCCAACCCGCACCGGCTTGACCTGGACTGGAGCTGGATCGAATATGCGATGAATAAGGGCGCCCTACTATCCATTAATCCGGATGCGCACACGATTGAAGGTTTTGACGATATCCGTTTCGGGGTCATTGCCGCACAAAAAGGCGGGCTTACAGCTGCGTACAATCTAAGCAGTTTTTCACTGGAACAATTTGAGTCCTTCACCACCCGCAGAAAGGCAACGATAACGAGTTGAGCGGTCAGCTGTGAGCCATCAGATCTGAGACCTGAGAGCTGAAATGTGCAATCTGTGCCGAAACTGACCGCCGATAGCTGAAGGCTGATCACTGGTTGCTGATAGCAGAAGGCTCACAGCTCCCCTGCCACCGGAAATCTTACAAAGAACGTTGTTCCCACGCCCGGTTCGGTTTCAAACCAGATCGTTCCGTTGGCTTTTTCAACAATCCCTTTGCACATGGCCAGTCCCAGACCGGTTCCGGAGCTTTTTGTAGTAAAATTGGGAGTGAAGATCTTACCTTTCATCGCATCGCTGATCCCGGATCCGTTATCCGCAATGCTGATCACAACAGCACCTCCGGCCATTGCTTCTTCTACGGTGATGACCGCCTCCGGGTTCTTTTCACAGGCATCAATGGCATTTACAAACAGGTTTGTAAACAGCCGGTTCATTTGTGTTCGATCGGCCTTTACCATAATAGCTTCCGGTATTTTCTTCCATTTAAAGGCCACCTTCGGGTTTTTGCTGTAAATATGTTCCAGCGGCTCTAATACCTCATGCAGATCAAACACTTCTTCTTTTATGTGATTGATATTGGCAAATTGCGAAAAATCAGCAGCGATCTTCGAAAGATAATCGATCTGCTCCACAAGCGTTTTTGCCACATTTGATGTGAGCTGCTGCACATTGGCACTGTTTTCAGCGATCGCTTTCTGCAGATACTGAAGACTCAGTTTCATTGGGGTAAGCGGGTTCTTGATCTCATGCGCCACCTGCCTTGCCATTTCCCTCCACGCTTCTTCCCGCTCCGATTTTGCCAGCAGATCGGCGCTTTCTTTTAACTGGGATACCATCTTATTGTATTCCTTCACCAGCTGTCCGATCTCATCATTGCGTTCCCATACGATCTCCTCGTTAACCCTCGACAGACTCACCTGTTTCATTTTATTACTGATCACCGTAAAGGATCCTGTGATCCGGTTGGTGATCAGCAGGGCCAGTAACCCCGTCAATAAAAATATAAATGCATAAAGATTGATGAGTGTGATAAGGAAAGTGGATATCTCCTGGTTCAGCTCCTGCTGTGAGGTAAAATAAGGAATGCTGAGATAGGCATAAGGCTGCGCGCCATTAGCCCCCACCGGTGCATAAATGGTATTGTAAGCAAGCTCGGACACCTGCTCCTTCTGTATATACTGGGCACGTCGCAATCTTAACAGGCTGTAAAAAGCACGGGGCGCCATCCGGGTACTCAGAACACCACGGCTGTATACATCCGGCTGACTGGTGGCCCTGAGCTCTCCGGTAAAGTCATATACATTCACGTCGAGTCCGTGAATATCAGACACCCGTTTTATAACCGTATTCAGCATATTGGCCTGGAACAGATCTTCATTAAAGTGCTCCCTTCTCAATATGATCCGCAGACTATCGTTCGGGTTGTCGTGCAGATTGATCTCATTGAGCATGATATTCATGGTCCTGCTCAGGCGATCATTATTGGATTCCTCAAAACGATTGATAAAAAAGGAAATTGTTGCAGCACCCACTACCACGAAGGCCAGCACATTGATGAGGATAAATGTGCCGTGGATCTGGCTGCGGATGGTTGGAAAGAACGTGGAATTCCGCAGCAGCCGCTTGTTCATGAACGATCCCAGCACGATCATCAGCACATTGATGAGCGCCACCAGGAACAAAAAAGAACAGAAAATATAGGAGAACAAGGTGGTGGCCTCCAGAAACATTTCGCTTTTCCGGACCATGATGATCACCTTTGATGCACTGGCCCGGTACCATACTTCGCTGTACCCCATCCGTTCCCGGACATCCACTTTTTTCTGGGGGAACTGGCTTGGGGTAAGTGTGGTGGTGAACGGGTATTTTTTTGAGGCCGAAGAGGACGTAAGCTGATTGTTGTGATAGATCGCATACTGATATACGGCCGAATTGGAAATTTCCCCCTGCTTGAATTGCTTGAACAACTCCGGTTTGATATTGGCTACTGCAAACTTCCGCGGATTTGAAACAATATAAACAGTTCCGATCAGCCGGCCGGTTTCCGGATGGGTGATCACCCTCCGGGTAATATAGGCAAAGTTGTCGAACTCCTCCGACTCGTAAAAGTACATATCCGGCAATGAGGTGGGCTTCGATTTATTGGCAATGGTGGTATTCAGCGAGGCCACCGTTTGCGGGAACGAATTGTACAGGGAGTTATCCAGGCTGTCGAAAATATACAGGTTGGTAACGTAATTATTAAGATACCCGATGTAATTGCGCTGGCGGATACTATCCCGCAGGTATACATTCTGATCTTCATCATACAACCGGTGAAAATTATTCCGGAAATAATTACTGTCCAGGTATTTATTCGCAATACTGATCAACCGTTCACTTGCAGGGTCGGTTTGGGTCGCCAGCTTCTGGCAATATAAGGTGCGCAGGTTCAGCTCGGCCTTTGTGATCTCCTTCAGCATCAGCAGACAGAGGCTGATGGAAAAAATGAAAATCCACAGCACTGTACCCGAAACGCTGAATTTGATAAACCGGTTAATGCGTGCTTCCTTTGTAAAAATGTACGTGTAAATGAGCAGCCACAGCAACACCGGCATGTAGAAGTTCACATCGGCACCTCTTACAAATCCCGTGATGAACAGCAATCCCAGTACCGACATCCAGAAATAGACCAGCAGGATCCGCTGGCCGAATGCTCCGAGGATATATTTATAGAGCGTTCTGCTCAGGTAATAAAAACCCAGGATAAGACAGGCGAGGATGAGAAACCCTACGATCGTATAAATACTGAGGCTGTCTATATTGGTTACATCAAAAGAGATCCTGGATTTTCCGATAAGCCCCCGGATGACGCTGGTGATGCTGAATGTGGCCGTAATAAGGATCACCAGGCAACTTACCCCCGCTGTCAGTACCGTATTCCGCGCGTACTTTTCCGTGTGAAAAGGGCGGGCTGAAAGACGGTTCCAGACAAACACACAGATCCAGCAGAAGAGCAGGCTGTTGATCAGCAGATCCCCGAATGCCGGCAACAGGAAACCGGATGTATACAGACTCTTGTCGAACAGTTTGAACCCGGAGAAGTCCCAGATACACGTCATTATATAAACACCCACCCGGAAGGCCAGCAAACAGGCCACCAGCAGCCAGATCTGGCGTTTGTAATCAGAGGCGGCAAAGCGTTTGGCCAGTAACAGATACAGGGAAAGGAATAACAGGAACAATCCCGTGATCTTCAGCACTACAGACATTTCGGTGTCTTCATACAGATTATCATTGCCTTTCTGCTCCTGGATCCTGGCAGATTCAACTTCGGATAATTCATTCAGTTGCCGGACAATTTTTGGTTCCTGTTTTTCTTTTAAATAAAAAACCGGACTCCCTCCGATCCCGTTTATTACATAAGGCGTGGCTGTGACGGTAATGTCCATGCGGCGGTCCATCGCCTTGTTGAACGGATAGGAATCCCTCAGATAATCGGTCTCCACAAAAAAAGAGGACTTTATAAGGATCAGGCAGATAGCGGTAAAATCCGGGTGTCCGGGAACCGTTTTCCGGAGCGCGTAATAATATCCGTTGGCCAGCCTTACACCCTGCTCTTCCTTATCGCTGTATACCAGCTCATCCGATGGCACAACGATGCCTGTATTCCAGAAGCGCAGGAACAATTTATCCTGATCGTTCTTGTAGAGGTAAAAATAAAAGTCCTTATCCGGAATGTTATTGAGATCCCGCAATGTTTCTCTTGACTGTGTAAGCCGGTCCATCAATTCCGTCCGCTTCAGCAATTGATCAAACCGGTGCACCCGCGTCCGGATCTCTTTTTCAAAAAGCCGGGTCTGCGCATCCAGGGACGTATCCTTCAGATAGGTGGAGCTTAAAAGGAAGCCGGTAACGAAGATCACCGCAGCGGCTGCCAGCAGCACCAGCTCCCATAAATATTTATTTCTGCTCCTCCGTTTCATTTACGATTCTTCTGTTTTTATCCGGTCCCATATAGCATCCATTTCCTCCAGCGTCATTTCAGACAGCTGCCGGCCCTGCCCGGCCGCCGATTCCTCCATTTTGGTAAACCGGTTAATAAATTTTTTATTCGTGCGTTCCAGGGCCGCCTCGGCATCTATTTTTAAAAACCGGGCATAATTGATCAGCGCAAACAAAAGATCCCCGAATTCTTCTTCCATTTTTTCAGATGATTGCTGCGCCACGGCCTCTTCCAGCTCCGCCGTTTCTTCAGCAACTTTCTTCCATACGTCATCGGCTGTATGCCACTCAAACCCTACCTGCCTGGCTTTTTCCTGCAACCGCATGCCCTTAACAACTGCCGGCAGTGAACGGGGCACGCCGCTCAGCACTGATTTTTTTCCTTCTTTCAGTTTCAGCGCTTCCCAGTTCTGTTTTACATCTTCCTCCGATCTTACTTCTTTCAGTCCCTTCATGCCCTCCTCGGGAGGGTAGATGTGCGGATGTCGCTTTATGAGCTTTTCGGTAATCCCGCTTATGACCTCATTGATGGTGAACTGTCCCTGCTCTCCTGCTATTTTTGAGTAAAAAACAATATGTAGCAGCAGATCGCCCAGTTCTTCTTTTATTGCGCTCCAGTCTTCCTCCAGTATCGCATCCCCCAGCTCATAGGTTTCCTCAATGGTCATCTGCCGCAGGGTCCGGATCGTCTGTTTGCGATCCCACGGGCATTTTTCACGCAACTCATCCATTATTGTCACCAAACCGTTAAAAGCTTCCTGGCTCATACTATTCTGTTTTTTTATCTATCGTTGCTCCGTCCGACAACATAGCGCTGCAAACGGATGTTTTATTTTTTATCCGTATCGGGCTCGGTAAAGCACCGGTTCATAAACAACAGCTGATAATAAATCGCATTTTGCCAGTACGCTCCGTTATGAGCGCCCGGCCGGGTAATATAATCGTGCGGAATATTACGTAACAGCAATTCCTGATGCAGATTCTCGTTCACTTTATAGAAAAAGTCTTCTGTTCCGCAGTCAATAATAATTTTTAATGTGCGGGGTTCAATAAGGTGCAGCATATTGATCACCGTGTTTTTTTCCCAGCGTTCGGGATAGTCCTTGTATTTTCCCAGCCGTTTGGCCATATCCCAGTTATTGGGAAAAGGCCGGATATCCACCCCGCCGCTCATACTTCCTGTGGCGCCAAACACATCCGGATGTTTGATGGCAAGATATAATGCACCGTGTCCACCCATGCTGAGGCCGGCAATGCCCCTTCCTTTTGACGTGGCAATGGTGGCATAATTTTTATCTACCCAGTCTACCAGCTCGTGAGAAACAAAGGTTTCATAGCGAAAAGAAGGATCTGCAGGACTATCCCAATACCAGCTGCCATAGCCGCCATCCGGGCAGACCAGGATCATCTGGTAAAGATCTGCACCATCCAATGCACCCTTTACGCCCGGCCAATAGGCATAGCTGCCGCTGTACCCGTGCAGCAGGTATACCACCGGGTATTTTTTGGTTTTTGTATAGCCATCCGGCAGGATCACCGAGGTTTTGACGGGCTTCTTCATGGAAGGGCTGTACACTTCCAGCGTATCCACTTTTGCCGCCCATACGTTCAGGCTCACAAGCAGCACGAAGCCGGCAACCAAACACCGCTTCATTTTTCCCGTTACATTTATCATAATACTGACGAATTTATATAAAAAATGGTAAGTACTGTCAACAAATCAAAAGGCAGGTGGGATCACCACCTGCCTTATATTTTTTTTTAGTTATTTTAGGATCAGAACCGTTTTTGATTGGCCAGGGCTTCTTTTACCCCCGGATATTCGGTAATGAGTGCCAGCTCATAACCTGTTTTCGCCTTTAACTTTCTTATGAACTCATGCAGCTTCAGCGAATCTGCGGAACTCCTCCACATCTGGTCGTGTGCCAGGATCACCAGGTTATCGGGTTTCAGGGTCTTATTGGATGCAAATAAATGATCTACCTGTGCGATCAGCTGATCCGGGCTTTGCACCGCCTGTGAATTCTTGTGGTTGAACTGCCATTCCAGGTCCCAGCCGATAAGCACGTAGCCGCCTTTTTTCTGCAGCGAGTCAATTACGGATTTGTTCTTTAAAAGATCTGTACGACTGATGCTGTCGATACGCCAGGCATTGCGGCCGGGTGTACGGGCGATCGGCTCCTTCAGCATCATCAGCGCCTGGGCGCGGTTAAAATCAGAAATGACGGAGTCCGGGTTCTTATAAAATCCGGTAAAGCGATTCCTCCAGGCATGGGAATAGCTGTGATTGAACAGTTCAATTCCCGGAAAAATCTGCAACTGCTCCCACATCAGTTTCTGTTCGGGGCTTGCCTTTGTGTGCAACCCGATCAGGAACATGGTAGCCGGCACATTTTCCTCTTTCAGGATGGTCAGCAGGTTGCGGGTACCCAGGTTCGGACCATCATCAAAGGTCATAAAGATCCGTTTCTTTTTTTCCGGTTCTTTTTCCTTTTGCGGATCCTTAAGGTTGATCTCCACAGAATCCGGGATATCAAGATCCGCCCCCAGTTTCTTAGCCCTGGGTTTGGAATCATTACAGGATAAAAGCAGCAGGAAAGCCAGGGAACCCAATAGGTAATTCCATTTCCTCATAAAAGCAGGGTGCTCCTTTGGAGCAGGCCCTTCCATAAGTTGTTTCATATACTTTTTAAATCTAAAAAGATCGTAAAACAAAAGGTGCCAGTGGATAAGGTCAGCCGAGAATTAGAAGCCTCCGGAACACAGCCGGCAGACTTTCCAAATGTGCATTCCATGTTATTTTACAATTCTTATGTAAAACTAATCAAAGCCCCCATGATTTCAAAAAAATCTTCACATGATCCGGATCAAGATATCTGAACCTGTCAGCGGCCAAAAGTGTCGTAATTATCCCGGGCATATTTTTCAAACCGTTGCAGGAGCGCCACATTTTTCTGCTCCACTCCCGTAAGCACCCCGTCAATACTGTTGGTTACCGGCACATACCACTCCACCTGGTCAAAGAACTGCCGCACCCCCTTGTTTCTGAACGAATAGCCATGCCTGGCGAAAATGGTATTCCGGATGATCTCAAGATCCAGTTTTTTCAGGTTTTTGATTTCTTTTTCCGTGAGTTCCTTTACGGATCCGTTTATTTTATAGACCTCCTCCGAGGCCATCCGGTATACTTTGTTGATCGAAGTATCCACCGTTCCGTCCTCGTTGGTGTACAGCTCGGTTTTTGTCCGCCCGTTCTCATAATCCACATAATCCCAATCCTCGGGAAGCATCAGATTGGCATTATAGCGGAAAGGTTTTTTGACCAGCACAAATTCCTTTACGGGATTCCTGACTTCGGTCGCTTTATAAGCCTTCCATTTTCCCTTCAGGGTATCACCGGTGATGGAAAATTCAAACCGTCCGTCGTGCCGGTCGCTGCCGGGCTCATCCATTATGAATGAATATTTATTACCTGTAAGGGTGAGCGTTCCTTTCATCGGGCGGTCGTTTCCCTTTACAACGCTTCTTCCTTCCACCCCATCCTCAGTGATCCGGGTAAGCCGGATATTGATCCGGGCCACATCCTCATAATCCTGCTCGCCCTCAACTACACTGACAAAATCGCCCACCCAGTTTCCATACAGATCCGTATGCAGCTCCGGGGGCAGCTCCTGCGCCGCAGCAACAGGCGCATCGGCCGCGGCCGTTTTCTTTTTAGGCTTACAGGAGAAAAGCAGTACCATGCAGAACAGTGCTGAAAAATAAGCGTATTTCATTTTGATTTGATTTTATAAATAATATATTCTGCAACC includes:
- a CDS encoding GH3 family domain-containing protein, which encodes MKFKSFLAKPFASIVSKNIKKGMHTAVEDQENILKYLIKTARLTQFGKDHNFSELNDYKQFRQAVPVRNYEQLKSYIEEVKAGKHNVLWKGQPLYFAKTSGTVSGTKYIPISKESISNHINGARNALLCYMAETGNTGFADGKLIFLSGSPELERVGGVPTGRLSGIVNHHVPRYLRKNQLPEYETNCIEDWETKLGKIVEETIHQNMTLISGIPPWVQMYFDELIKRSGKPVGELFPNFSVMVYGGVNFEPYQAKLLQSIGRKVDGIETFPASEGFFAFQDTQTEPGLLLNTNSGIFFEFIPADEIGKENPRRLSLGEVETGVNYALIINSNAGLWGYDIGDMVKFVSLDPYRLVVTGRTKHFISAFGEHVIGEEVEYSLLRAAKEHNVHITEFTVAPYVSADAGKSYHQWFIEFENEPEDMPGFSQKVDTYLREKNSYYDDLISGNILQHLIITPVRKNGFIDYMRSVGKLGGQNKVPRLSNDRKIAEGLSQWIRN
- a CDS encoding 1-deoxy-D-xylulose-5-phosphate reductoisomerase, which gives rise to MIKRIAIFGSTGSIGKQALDVIEKNPDKFSVEVLTAFSNDQLLVEQALACNPNIVVIGDESRYGAVKDALGKTDIKVFAGEDALEEVAAMDVYDLMLAAIVGFAGFKPTIKAIENGKAVALANKETLVVAGDIVMNMAVEKRVPIIPVDSEHSAIFQCLIGETRNKIEKVYLTASGGPFIGRKPNYLVNVKREHALQHPNWEMGAKISIDSATLMNKGLEMIEAKWLFNLKPDQIDVLIHPQSAIHSMVQFEDGSIKAQVGLPDMRLPIQYAMGFPSRILNDHPRFDFKRMNTFTFEEPDLKTFRNLALAMEALETGGNLPCVMNAANEIAVYAFLKNRIGFLEMTDVIEKVMQQVTHVKKPSLTDYLDSDAEARTLAADIIRL
- the rpmA gene encoding 50S ribosomal protein L27; protein product: MAHKKGEGSVKNGRDSESKRLGVKIFGGQPAIAGNVIIRQRGTVYHPGKNVGVGKDFTLFALSDGVVEFKKGRKNRTFVSVNEAQA
- the rplU gene encoding 50S ribosomal protein L21, whose protein sequence is MIAIIKVAGQQFKVEKDQTLFVPHIEGKSGDAVNLEVLLAHIDGKLSVGGDVATKVSAEIVDHVKGDTVIAYKTKRRKGFHKKKGHRTAYTKIKVTGIA
- a CDS encoding DNA polymerase/3'-5' exonuclease PolX — its product is MNNSTIADHFTLLSKLMDINGENAFKAKTYSIAAFHIERLEEQLTDIDRASYSSIKGLGASVAGKIIELIDTGKMTALEEMLAATPAGIAEMLELKGLGPKKIHIIWKEMGIASVGELEYACNENRLTRYKGFGEKTQVKILESIQFYNQNKGHFLYSQVYEIFPSVLAYLEAGFGKGTVWNTGNYYRQLPTLYELEFIIAEKPELIKQKFQTAYPPELLEETENSILYKLNNGLRLRIYPLQEKIPQFLLKTSSSPEFLETFCNRFYPGTFEDTVFDSETAVFENANLPYIPACLRESATIIDRAEKNALPQLIQLNDIKGIIHNHSTWSDGLYTLEEMARALMEKKMEYLVISDHSKSAAYANGLTEDRIQQQQQAIDALNKKLAPFRIYKSIECDILGDGSLDYSNEVLATFDLVIASVHSNLYMNETKAMERLMKAIENPYTTILGHLTGRLLLSRNGYPINHRKIIDACVANQVVIEINANPHRLDLDWSWIEYAMNKGALLSINPDAHTIEGFDDIRFGVIAAQKGGLTAAYNLSSFSLEQFESFTTRRKATITS